In the genome of Juglans regia cultivar Chandler unplaced genomic scaffold, Walnut 2.0 Scaffold_205, whole genome shotgun sequence, one region contains:
- the LOC109004694 gene encoding (S)-scoulerine 9-O-methyltransferase-like, whose protein sequence is MEVQEAGDQLSSSQLGGLVSIPMVLRAAIELNVFNIIADAGSDAYLSAAEITSKIPTTDPNSAAYTLERILRFLGANSILSISQKPLGNNGENAVRHEWTYGLTKMSRCLVSISTGGSTATSPASVMIRFSCQRELLESLLRIKDAVLEPGSAPFKKAYGVNFYEYLEKKPIFRQLFDELMEVGEKLVFDDVFKVYGGFEDVRELIDVGGGIGTTSAKIISLNPHVRGLNFDLPQVIADAPTLPGVKHAAGDMFESIPNAQTILLKRILHNWDDERCKRLLRNCWEALPADGKVIVVEMAIPQELENNLETMNVLKEDLYMMLLMAGGKERTLAEFDHLAKAVGFTKMKVFPMPHGSVHVIELYK, encoded by the exons ATGGAAGTCCAGGAAGCTGGAGATCAACTTTCAAGTTCGCAGTTGGGAGGTTTGGTCTCCATTCCAATGGTTCTAAGAGCAGCAATTGAGCTAAACGTGTTCAATATAATTGCAGATGCGGGGTCCGATGCTTATCTTTCTGCAGCAGAGATCACTTCAAAGATCCCAACAACCGATCCAAATTCTGCAGCGTACACTTTGGAGAGAATACTAAGATTTCTGGGCGCAAATTCCATCTTATCGATATCTCAAAAGCCATTAGGAAATAATGGAGAAAATGCAGTACGCCATGAATGGACCTATGGCCTGACAAAGATGAGCCGATGCCTAGTGAGTATCAGTACCGGCGGAAGTACTGCTACTTCCCCGGCTTCAGTAATGATCCGCTTTTCCTGTCAAAGGGAATTGCTCGAGAGTTTGCTTAGGATTAAGGATGCAGTTCTTGAGCCTGGAAGCGCGCCTTTCAAGAAGGCCTATGGGGTGAACTTTTACGAGTATCTGGAAAAGAAGCCGATATTTAGACAGCTGTTCGATGAGCTTATGGAAGTTGGCGAAAAATTAGTGTTTGATGATGTGTTCAAGGTGTATGGTGGATTTGAAGATGTGAGAGAGTTGATAGATGTGGGGGGCGGCATTGGAACCACTTCTGCCAAGATAATCTCTTTGAATCCACACGTTCGTGGACTCAACTTTGATTTGCCTCAAGTGATTGCTGATGCTCCTACGCTCCCAG GTGTGAAGCATGCGGCCGGAGATATGTTTGAATCAATACCGAATGCCCAAACAATTTTATTGAAG CGAATACTCCATAACTGGGATGATGAGCGATGCAAGAGGTTGCTGAGGAATTGCTGGGAAGCATTACCAGCCGATGGAAAGGTGATAGTTGTTGAAATGGCAATCCCACAAGAACTTGAAAACAATCTCGAGACAATGAACGTTCTAAAAGAAGACTTGTACATGATGCTCCTAATGGCTGGTGGCAAGGAGCGAACACTCGCTGAATTTGATCATCTAGCAAAGGCTGTAGGGTTTACTAAAATGAAGGTCTTCCCAATGCCTCATGGGTCGGTTCATGTTATTGAGCTTTACAAGTAA